From Nicotiana tabacum cultivar K326 chromosome 22, ASM71507v2, whole genome shotgun sequence, one genomic window encodes:
- the LOC142176293 gene encoding uncharacterized protein LOC142176293 has product MTNQVIIGALFQEGTSQVRTPYFNGQHFSHWIARMEIYAKSYDVKVWRVIKKENYPLLAAAQPLTDPEDIDSYTNKQMAVVQVNNKARNFLYNVISGEEYEKISSCDTAKEMWDKLEVTYEETSKVKETHINMLVYDYELFQMKEGEYIEEIFARFSKIISDLKVFGKLYSSGDQVRKILRNLPTTCLRKDTSQENKPTGKAEKVAFKATIEIAENDINDDPEALQEEIAMMSRNMDGLMRRFRNTRRGRIPPKRPRQYNEQDKNDGKCNECGRFGHIQVDCPYLKRKISRGFNKNKSFGSWSDEDNSEHEEVANCFMTILENDMNKLSGCWIDEDISDDECKDNNKKLLHGSRKLGHASMHLIEKLSKHELVIDLPKLNFSRNHICDACQFGKQTRNSFKNKDIVSTSKHLQLLHMDLFGPTRTTSIGGKRYVFVIVDDYSHFTWVIFLSHKDEALRNFEVFNKKVEREKGYLITTIQSDHGGEFKSRAEGASTSCRILNRYLIRPILKKTPYELQKGKRPNISYFHPFGSKCFIHNNSKENLGKFDPRSDGGIFLGYSLNSRSFRVYNKCTICVEESVHIIFDENNSSIEKGIIASDEDQIQENQETSKSQKPTDGSGVVIESTNETNNNPPEPLKESTAHTVRPNEWRSESEYPQIFIIGDPNEGMKTRRAIKKKENIALISQIELKKIEEALKDSSWMQAMNDELDQFDKNQSMGFKGNSTLVIQLLEELAITVNQN; this is encoded by the exons atgacAAATCAAGTTATCATAGGAGCACTTTTTCAAGAAGGTACTTCCCAAGTAAGGACACCATACTTCAATGGACAACATTTCTCCCACTGGATAGCACGTATGGAAATATATGCAAAGTCATACGATGTTAAAGTGTGGAGAGTCATCAAAAAGGAAAACTATCCTTTGTTGGCTGCTGCTCAACCTCTTACTGATCCTGAAGATATagactcatatacaaataagcaAATGGCGGTTGTGCAAGTCAACAACAAGGCAAGAAATTTTCTCTACAATGTTATAAGTGGTGAAGAATATGAAAAAATCTCCAGCTGTGATACAGCCAAAGAAATGTGGGATAAGCTTGAAGTTACATACGAAGAAACCAGCAAAGTGAAGGAAACACATATCAACATGTTGGTTTATGATTATGAACTCTTCCAGATGAAAGAAGGAGAATACATTGAGGAAATCTTTGCCAGATTCAGTAAAATCATTAGCGACCTAAAAGTTTTCGGCAAACTATACTCAAGTGGCGATCAAGTTAGAAAGATTCTTAGAAATTTACCAACCACTTG CCTTCGAAAAGACACATCTCAAGAAAACAAACCAACAGGAAAAGCAGAAAAAGTTGCATTCAAGGCCACAATTGAGATAGCTGAGAATGATATCAATGATGATCCTGAAGCTCTTCAAGAAGAAATTGCTATGATGTCAAGAAACATGGATGGCTTAATGAGAAGATTCAGGAATACGAGAAGAGGAAGGATTCCACCTAAGCGACCCAGACAATACAACGAACAAgataaaaatgatggaaaatgcaATGAGTGTGGAAGATTTGGACATATTCAAGTCGATTGTCCatatctaaaaagaaaaatctccAGAGGTTTCAACAAAAACAAATCATTTGGAAGTTGGAGTGATGAAGACAATTCAGAACACGAAGAAGTAGCAAATTGCTTCATGACAATTCTGGAAAATGATATGAACAAACTTTCAGGATGCTGGATAGACGAGGATATTTCAGACGATGAATGCAAAGATAACAATAAAAAACTGCTTCATGGCTCGAG gaaacttggtcatgcaagcatgCATCTGATTGAAAAACTTTCCAAGCATGAGTTAGTTATTGATTTACCAAAATTGAATTTCTCTAGAAATCATATATGTGATGCTTGTCAATTTGGAAAACAAActagaaactctttcaaaaacaagGATATTGTATCCACTTCTAAACActtgcaattgcttcatatggatttatttgggcctactaGAACTACTAGCATAGGAGGAAAAAGatatgtttttgttattgttgatgattattcgCATTTTACTTGGGTGATTTTCTTATCTCATAAGGATGAAGCGTTAAGAAACTTTGAGGTTTTCAATAAGAAGGTTGAAAGAGAAAAAGGGTATCTAATTACAACAATACaaagtgatcatggaggagaatttaAAAGTAGA GCAGAAGGAGCAAGTACATCATGTCGCATTCTCAACCGATATCTCATAAGGCCAATTCTGAAGAAAACCCCTTATGAACTGCAGAAAGGTAAACGTCCTAATATTAGTTACTTTCATCCCTTTGGAAGTAAGTGTTTCATTCACAATAATAGTAAGGAaaatcttggaaaatttgatccAAGAAGCGATGGAGGTATTTTTCTGGGTTACTCATTAAATAGTAGATCCTTTAGAGTATACAACAAATGCACAATATGTGTGGAAGAATCTGTGCATATTATATTTGATGAAAATAACTCCTCGATCGAGAAAGGTATTATTGCAAGTGATGAAGATCAAATTCAAGAAAATCAGGAGACAAGCAAATCACAAAAACCGACTGATGGATCTGGCGTAGTGATAGAGTCAACTAATGAAACCAACAACAATCCACCAGAACCACTGAAGGAGTCGACTGCTCATACAGTTCGCCCAAACGAATGGAGAAGTGAATCTGAATATCCTCAAATATTCATCATAGGAGATCCAAATGAAGGAATGAAAACTAGGAGAGCTATcaagaagaaagaaaacatagCATTGATCTCTCAGATTGAGCTAAAGAAAATAGAGGAAGCTCTTAAAGACTCAAGTTGGATGCAAGCGATGAATGATGAGTTAGATCAATTCGACAAAAATCAA TCCATGGGATTCAAGGGGAACTCAACCTTAGTCATTCAGTTGTTAGAAGAATTGGCTATAACTGTTAATCAgaattag